Proteins from a genomic interval of Clostridia bacterium:
- a CDS encoding ABC transporter ATP-binding protein: protein MVFEHVWKTYAHGASPVNAVQDLSFRIDQGEFVAIMGPSGSGKSTTLHLLGFLDRPSQGQIFWQGSDASRLSENSLARLRNQAIGFVFQSFNLLPRMSVLENVELPLKYGSFKPKEHRARAWEALRLVGLEKEAFRRPNQISGGQQQRVAIARALVTGAKMILADEPTGNLDSKSSQDIMQLFSHLNRDMGCTIVLVTHNPEVASWARRQLYFRDGRLVADTSSEQSAIC, encoded by the coding sequence GTGGTGTTCGAACACGTATGGAAGACGTATGCCCACGGCGCCAGCCCCGTGAATGCAGTTCAAGACCTCTCTTTTCGCATAGACCAGGGGGAATTCGTGGCCATCATGGGTCCCTCGGGGTCTGGTAAATCTACTACCTTACACCTGCTTGGATTCCTGGACCGGCCCAGCCAAGGCCAGATTTTCTGGCAAGGAAGCGACGCTTCTAGGTTATCGGAGAATAGCTTGGCCCGCCTGCGAAACCAGGCCATCGGCTTTGTGTTTCAGAGTTTCAACCTTTTGCCTCGCATGAGCGTGCTGGAAAACGTGGAGCTTCCCCTCAAGTACGGAAGTTTCAAGCCGAAAGAACACCGAGCCAGGGCCTGGGAAGCCTTGCGCTTGGTAGGGCTAGAAAAAGAGGCTTTCCGAAGGCCCAATCAGATTTCCGGCGGGCAACAGCAGCGCGTAGCCATTGCTCGGGCTCTGGTAACCGGAGCCAAAATGATTCTAGCTGATGAGCCCACCGGCAACTTGGACAGCAAATCCAGCCAGGACATCATGCAGCTTTTTTCTCATCTCAACCGGGACATGGGCTGCACCATTGTATTGGTAACCCATAACCCAGAAGTAGCATCATGGGCGCGCCGACAGCTATATTTTCGCGATGGTCGCTTAGTGGCCGACACCTCGTCAGAGCAATCGGCAATCTGCTGA
- a CDS encoding ABC transporter permease — protein MRTLLTMLGVIIGVAAVITLTSLGEGASRSVASSIQGLGSNLLMITPGEMRQGNLSFGSGSGRSLTMDDCDYLTAVVPELVAVAPQSTTRSRLVWQRNNYQAQVVGSTPSLVQVRDLSLVEGRFFTALELERASKVAVIGQGIVDSLFGGSNPLGQTIYVDGLPFKVIGVLAPSTGAGFMSFDDQLIIPITTLARALTGQEFLSSIYASAAASVDVNLVQAKVEQALRASHHLRVGEANDFTLATQQAILNTMNQVVSTLTLFLGSIAAISLVVGGIGIMNIMVVAVTERTREIGLRKALGATSRDVLFQFLTEAGLISLSGGVIGIILGWGASSLIGGTISVRPVVSPAFVLLASGFSLLVGIIFGVYPAYRASRLNPIDALRHE, from the coding sequence TTGCGGACGCTGCTAACCATGTTAGGGGTTATCATTGGGGTGGCCGCGGTGATCACCCTTACCTCATTAGGGGAAGGCGCCTCTCGATCAGTTGCTTCCAGCATCCAAGGATTGGGCAGCAATCTGCTAATGATAACCCCTGGGGAAATGCGCCAAGGCAACTTAAGCTTTGGATCGGGTTCGGGCCGGAGCCTCACTATGGATGACTGCGACTACCTAACTGCTGTTGTACCCGAGCTTGTAGCCGTAGCACCCCAATCCACAACTCGGTCTCGTCTGGTCTGGCAAAGGAACAACTATCAAGCCCAGGTGGTGGGAAGTACTCCAAGCTTGGTCCAGGTGCGGGACTTGTCTCTGGTTGAGGGCCGGTTTTTCACTGCCCTCGAACTGGAGCGGGCAAGTAAAGTAGCCGTAATCGGACAGGGGATAGTGGATAGCCTCTTTGGCGGATCCAACCCTCTAGGTCAAACCATCTACGTGGATGGCCTACCCTTCAAAGTCATAGGCGTTCTTGCCCCATCTACTGGCGCCGGTTTCATGAGCTTTGACGACCAGCTAATAATCCCAATCACTACCCTAGCTAGAGCGCTTACCGGTCAGGAATTTCTGTCCAGCATCTATGCTTCTGCTGCGGCCAGCGTTGATGTCAACCTGGTACAAGCCAAGGTGGAACAGGCACTTCGGGCCTCACACCACTTGCGGGTCGGAGAGGCAAATGACTTCACCTTGGCAACCCAGCAGGCGATTCTGAACACGATGAATCAAGTAGTAAGCACTTTGACGCTCTTTCTCGGCAGCATAGCTGCTATCTCGCTGGTGGTAGGTGGTATAGGCATCATGAACATCATGGTGGTGGCCGTCACCGAGCGTACCAGAGAAATCGGCCTCCGCAAAGCCTTGGGAGCTACTTCCCGAGATGTTCTTTTCCAATTTCTCACTGAGGCCGGACTCATCAGCCTATCAGGCGGTGTCATAGGCATAATCTTGGGCTGGGGTGCTAGCTCTCTGATCGGGGGTACCATAAGCGTCCGACCGGTTGTCAGCCCGGCTTTCGTTTTGCTGGCTAGTGGTTTTTCGTTGTTGGTAGGCATCATCTTTGGCGTATACCCGGCGTACCGTGCCTCGAGGCTTAACCCCATCGACGCTCTGCGCCACGAATGA